One genomic region from Sphingobacterium multivorum encodes:
- a CDS encoding GH92 family glycosyl hydrolase — MKYINYAVCAGLLSLIGCASLKNSDETSYVGYVNPFIGTDFTGNTYPGAQSPFGMVQLSPDNGLPGWDRISGYFYPDSTISGFSHTHLSGTGAGDLYDISFMPVTLPYHEAPAPLGIHSKFSHKDEKAHAGYYQVKLTDYDINVELTATARCGIQRYTFPKAESAVFLDLKKAMNWDATTDSYIEVVDSVTIRGYRFSEGWARGQRVYFETRFSKPFTAVHIDSSAILSSADTTAKNAKRIGTAFKARFDFKTAAGEQLTLSTALSGVSMEGASKNLKAEAPKDDFDYYLKEAEHNWNHELGRIAIETKDKEEEVKFYTALYHSMLAPTIFSDVDGAYMGADRKVHQAEGWTNYSTFSLWDTYRASHPLFTYIDPSRVNDMIKSFIAFYEQHGRLPVWNIYGSETDMMIGNHAIPVIVDAYLKGIGDFDASIALEACVATANIDNYRGIGLYKKLGYVPYDVKDEYNAENWSLSRTLEYAYDDHCIAMMADKMGRKDIAGAFFARAQNYKNVYNPATSFMQPRDSHGKFINPFDAEEYSAHICESNAWQYFWSVQHDIPGLIKLVGGQERFGQKLDSMFTFHPSDTSKLPIFSTGMIGQYAHGNEPSHHALYLFNAVGQPWKTQQYAAEVMNKLYLNTPSGLSGNDDCGQMSAWYVFSSLGFYPVDPISGKYEIGTPLFEKAELKLSNGKKFTVKANHVSKANIYIQAITIDGKPLETSYITHEQIMSGATLVLEMGEKPGPIWYKNK; from the coding sequence ATGAAATATATTAATTATGCGGTCTGTGCAGGCCTTTTGTCCTTAATTGGTTGCGCTTCGCTAAAAAACTCCGATGAGACTTCTTATGTAGGATATGTAAATCCTTTTATCGGAACGGATTTTACGGGCAATACATATCCGGGAGCACAGTCGCCTTTTGGAATGGTACAGCTCAGTCCAGATAATGGACTACCAGGCTGGGACCGTATTTCCGGATACTTTTATCCTGACAGTACGATTTCTGGCTTTAGCCATACACATTTAAGTGGAACGGGGGCCGGCGACTTGTACGACATATCTTTTATGCCGGTTACCTTACCTTATCATGAAGCCCCGGCTCCATTAGGTATACATTCCAAATTTTCGCATAAGGACGAAAAGGCTCATGCTGGATACTATCAGGTAAAACTTACAGATTACGATATAAATGTAGAGCTGACAGCAACGGCGCGCTGCGGGATTCAACGTTATACGTTTCCAAAAGCCGAGTCTGCTGTATTTTTAGACTTAAAGAAAGCAATGAATTGGGATGCTACAACAGATTCATACATTGAAGTGGTTGATTCTGTCACTATCCGTGGTTATCGTTTTTCGGAGGGCTGGGCAAGAGGCCAACGCGTTTATTTTGAAACTCGGTTTTCCAAGCCTTTTACAGCTGTTCATATTGATAGTTCAGCAATTTTATCCAGCGCAGATACAACGGCGAAGAATGCAAAACGAATCGGTACAGCATTTAAAGCACGTTTTGATTTCAAGACAGCAGCTGGCGAACAATTGACTTTAAGTACGGCCCTTTCGGGTGTGAGTATGGAAGGCGCTTCCAAGAACTTAAAAGCAGAGGCTCCAAAAGATGACTTTGATTATTATTTGAAGGAGGCAGAGCACAATTGGAATCATGAACTGGGAAGGATAGCTATCGAAACCAAAGACAAAGAGGAGGAAGTTAAGTTCTATACAGCACTATATCATTCGATGCTGGCACCGACAATTTTCAGTGATGTTGATGGTGCTTATATGGGGGCTGACAGGAAGGTGCATCAGGCCGAAGGTTGGACCAATTATAGTACGTTCTCACTTTGGGATACCTATAGGGCTTCACATCCATTATTTACCTATATAGACCCTAGTCGAGTAAATGATATGATTAAGTCATTCATTGCCTTTTATGAACAGCATGGCCGATTACCGGTATGGAATATCTATGGGAGTGAAACGGATATGATGATTGGCAATCATGCCATTCCCGTCATTGTAGATGCCTATTTAAAAGGAATCGGTGATTTTGATGCATCAATAGCGTTAGAAGCCTGTGTTGCCACAGCTAATATTGATAATTACCGGGGTATAGGTCTTTATAAAAAATTGGGCTATGTGCCCTATGATGTCAAAGATGAATACAATGCCGAAAACTGGTCCTTATCACGAACACTTGAATATGCCTATGACGATCATTGTATCGCAATGATGGCCGATAAGATGGGAAGGAAAGATATTGCAGGAGCGTTTTTTGCGAGAGCTCAAAATTATAAAAATGTGTATAATCCGGCTACTTCATTTATGCAACCTCGCGATAGCCATGGTAAATTTATTAACCCGTTTGATGCGGAGGAATATAGTGCACATATCTGTGAAAGTAATGCATGGCAATATTTTTGGTCTGTACAACATGATATCCCTGGATTGATTAAACTTGTTGGTGGGCAAGAGCGCTTTGGACAGAAGCTAGATAGCATGTTTACATTTCATCCTTCCGACACCAGCAAGCTGCCAATTTTTAGTACAGGAATGATTGGGCAGTATGCACATGGTAACGAGCCGAGCCATCATGCACTCTATTTGTTTAATGCGGTTGGACAACCTTGGAAAACGCAGCAATATGCAGCCGAGGTAATGAACAAACTTTACTTGAATACACCTTCGGGATTAAGTGGAAATGATGACTGCGGACAGATGTCGGCTTGGTATGTATTCAGCTCATTGGGATTTTATCCTGTAGATCCCATAAGTGGAAAATACGAAATCGGTACACCTTTATTTGAAAAAGCTGAATTGAAGTTGTCCAATGGAAAGAAATTTACCGTGAAAGCTAACCATGTCAGTAAAGCCAATATTTATATCCAAGCCATTACGATTGATGGTAAGCCTCTTGAAACAAGTTATATCACACACGAACAAATTATGTCCGGAGCGACATTGGTGCTAGAAATGGGCGAAAAACCGGGACCGATATGGTACAAAAATAAATAG
- a CDS encoding GNAT family N-acetyltransferase — protein sequence MSSSPISNTDFVVEEVNESSIALLAELVDLTFNIVQGGASVGFMEDLTVEQAKRFWTEVLNKVKQQKTILIIARDAFTHRIAGTVQLQIDLPSNQTHRADVAKMLVHTDFRRMGIAQNLLQHIENIAIDLNKTLLVLDTVTDSPAYIMYQKCGWTKVGDIPNYALFPNGTLCSTTYFYKNLILPTK from the coding sequence ATGAGTTCCTCACCTATTTCCAATACAGATTTTGTCGTTGAAGAAGTCAACGAATCTAGCATTGCCTTACTTGCTGAACTAGTAGACCTGACTTTTAATATTGTCCAAGGAGGTGCCTCTGTAGGCTTTATGGAAGATCTAACAGTTGAGCAGGCAAAAAGATTTTGGACTGAAGTACTGAACAAGGTCAAACAACAGAAAACAATATTGATTATTGCAAGAGATGCTTTTACGCATCGAATCGCTGGAACTGTTCAACTGCAAATCGACCTCCCCTCAAATCAAACGCATCGTGCAGATGTCGCCAAAATGTTAGTCCATACTGATTTTCGAAGAATGGGCATTGCACAAAATTTACTTCAACACATTGAAAACATAGCCATTGATCTAAATAAAACACTATTGGTACTAGATACTGTAACCGATAGCCCGGCTTATATTATGTATCAAAAATGTGGCTGGACAAAAGTCGGCGATATCCCAAATTATGCGCTCTTCCCGAATGGAACATTGTGTAGCACGACATACTTCTACAAAAACTTGATTCTGCCAACAAAATAA
- a CDS encoding glutaminyl-peptide cyclotransferase, with protein MQKKSHLICFIIGAILGSCTGNKSNNTNTTLSSQPEHADKNPTFTFDNIKQRYTQGESLILKMNSKNTSKIDSVIYAINEKKIGQVIGNEPFNYSLKQEKFGKQIIKAVVFSDGKREENSVNIDLFASNPPLLLSYSIVNIYPHDAKAFTQGLEFYGDNLIESTGNGVGPSGNKGKSSIRIVNPKTGLPIKKNELDDSIFGEGATVLNGKLYQLTYKNNLAYLYDINSLSVIKTLPYFQPMEGWGLTSDGKNLFMSNGSDYIYTLHPNDFSKVDYIRAATNTAMVDQINEMEWVKGKIYANFFMEDVIGRIDPKTGTVEALVDLSKLREHVTQHVDLDVLNGIAYNKRSNTFFITGKNWDKMFEIKLTE; from the coding sequence ATGCAAAAAAAATCGCACCTCATTTGTTTTATTATTGGCGCCATTTTGGGCAGTTGTACCGGAAATAAAAGCAACAATACCAATACGACTTTAAGTTCTCAGCCCGAACATGCTGATAAAAATCCAACATTTACCTTTGACAATATTAAACAGCGCTATACGCAGGGCGAGAGTCTGATTTTAAAGATGAATAGCAAAAACACATCCAAAATAGACTCTGTTATTTACGCTATAAACGAGAAAAAGATTGGCCAGGTCATCGGAAATGAACCTTTCAATTATTCATTAAAACAGGAGAAATTTGGCAAGCAAATTATTAAAGCTGTCGTATTTAGTGATGGAAAGCGAGAAGAAAATTCCGTCAACATCGATCTATTCGCCTCTAACCCTCCACTTTTGCTAAGTTATAGCATTGTAAATATTTACCCACATGATGCCAAAGCTTTCACACAAGGACTGGAGTTTTACGGTGATAATTTGATCGAAAGTACTGGAAACGGGGTTGGTCCAAGTGGAAATAAGGGTAAATCGAGTATCCGTATTGTTAATCCTAAAACGGGTCTGCCAATCAAAAAAAATGAATTGGATGATTCAATTTTTGGCGAAGGTGCTACCGTCCTAAATGGAAAATTATATCAATTAACCTATAAAAACAATCTAGCCTACCTCTACGATATAAACAGTCTTTCTGTTATTAAGACACTTCCTTACTTTCAGCCAATGGAAGGTTGGGGCTTAACTTCTGACGGTAAAAACTTATTCATGTCCAATGGTTCTGATTATATCTATACACTTCATCCAAATGATTTCTCAAAAGTGGATTATATCCGTGCTGCAACGAACACGGCCATGGTGGATCAAATCAATGAAATGGAATGGGTAAAAGGGAAAATCTATGCAAATTTCTTTATGGAGGATGTCATTGGACGAATAGACCCTAAAACAGGTACAGTGGAGGCTTTAGTCGATCTATCCAAATTACGTGAGCATGTAACACAGCATGTGGATTTAGATGTACTAAATGGTATCGCTTACAATAAAAGATCAAACACCTTCTTTATTACCGGTAAAAACTGGGATAAAATGTTCGAGATAAAGCTAACAGAATAG
- a CDS encoding DUF72 domain-containing protein, which yields MEKSYFTGTSGILLPYKNKGYYPEELQDKSRLAVYSLLFNSLEVNSSFYKIPREETVRRWSEETTDDFHFTFKLWKGITHQKELKFDPRDVARFLSVIDAIGQKKGCLLIQLPPSFKFASIGMLVELLDCIAQDKRSDEWKVCVEFRDSSWYREETSLLLKSYEMHLVVHDKDRQGMRLQYTDTKIIYMRFHGPNGDYKGSYSDSLLLEYSTYINEWIAAGKEVYTYFNNTIGAALPNLKTLASYITANKIFPF from the coding sequence ATGGAAAAATCATATTTTACCGGAACGAGTGGTATCCTTTTGCCTTACAAGAATAAAGGTTACTATCCGGAGGAATTACAGGATAAAAGTCGATTGGCTGTATATAGCTTATTATTTAATTCATTGGAAGTAAACAGTTCTTTTTATAAAATTCCCAGAGAAGAAACAGTTAGAAGATGGTCTGAAGAAACGACCGATGATTTTCATTTTACTTTTAAACTATGGAAGGGAATTACGCACCAAAAAGAACTCAAGTTTGATCCACGGGATGTCGCCAGATTTCTATCTGTTATTGACGCTATCGGTCAAAAGAAAGGGTGCTTGCTTATCCAATTACCACCATCTTTTAAATTTGCTTCTATTGGAATGCTTGTTGAACTGCTGGATTGTATTGCTCAGGACAAGAGAAGTGATGAATGGAAAGTATGTGTAGAATTTAGGGATTCCTCCTGGTATAGGGAAGAAACTTCTTTACTTTTAAAATCCTATGAAATGCATTTGGTTGTTCATGATAAGGATAGGCAAGGTATGCGTCTTCAATATACAGATACAAAAATAATCTATATGCGCTTCCATGGCCCAAATGGCGACTATAAGGGAAGCTATTCGGACAGCCTATTGTTGGAATACAGTACCTATATTAACGAATGGATTGCAGCGGGAAAAGAAGTCTATACTTATTTTAATAATACAATAGGAGCGGCACTTCCTAATCTAAAGACATTAGCCTCGTATATCACTGCGAACAAAATATTTCCGTTTTAA
- a CDS encoding L-dopachrome tautomerase-related protein, whose protein sequence is MLAQVNDTTAPKLEIAAALGPYRPIGVSATSNNRLFVSFPKQTKNYQYALTEIINGKPVPYPNEEWNLEGKENSHFVNVQDIFVDTEDNLWVLDSKPSAAGSIFGKDEKSNQGQFKLLKINTNTNQIEHIYRFDDLDKTKSGLNDMRIDHKRNLAYLSDPGQAAIIILDLKTGQTRKALTGSRFTLADPDVLLSYNGIEMRSENGKPFSSNVNGIALSHDFKYLYFKPINQTHLYCIATEFLADAGLTDQELEAKVEDKGEVGITHGLLADIDGNIYLTSSIDYSIKYLNPEGNVNTLVRDSRILWPDSMGISGDGYLYFSCAQLFKDPQWNKGADKVELPYYVFKVKLPKF, encoded by the coding sequence ATGCTGGCACAAGTTAATGATACTACAGCCCCAAAATTGGAGATCGCAGCAGCTTTAGGCCCGTACCGTCCGATCGGTGTGAGCGCTACCTCCAACAATCGATTATTTGTCTCCTTCCCAAAACAAACTAAAAATTATCAGTATGCACTTACTGAAATCATCAATGGAAAACCTGTTCCTTATCCAAATGAAGAATGGAATTTAGAAGGAAAAGAGAATTCCCACTTTGTAAATGTTCAGGATATATTTGTCGATACCGAGGACAATCTCTGGGTATTGGATTCTAAACCATCTGCTGCTGGATCAATTTTTGGCAAAGATGAAAAATCAAATCAAGGCCAGTTTAAATTATTAAAAATCAATACAAATACAAATCAAATTGAACATATTTATCGTTTCGACGACCTTGATAAAACCAAATCAGGTCTAAATGATATGCGTATTGATCACAAGCGAAATTTAGCCTATCTCTCCGATCCCGGTCAAGCGGCCATCATTATTTTAGACCTTAAAACTGGACAGACTAGAAAGGCTTTAACTGGAAGCCGTTTTACGCTGGCTGATCCTGATGTATTATTAAGCTATAATGGTATTGAAATGCGTAGTGAAAATGGAAAGCCTTTTTCTTCCAACGTGAATGGCATAGCATTGAGTCACGACTTTAAATATTTATATTTCAAACCGATCAATCAAACCCATTTGTACTGTATTGCAACAGAATTTTTAGCCGACGCAGGGCTGACGGATCAAGAATTGGAGGCAAAAGTGGAAGACAAAGGAGAAGTCGGAATCACGCATGGCTTACTAGCAGACATTGATGGAAATATTTATCTCACATCGTCAATAGATTATAGTATTAAATATTTAAATCCTGAGGGAAATGTGAATACCCTGGTAAGGGACTCCCGAATACTATGGCCCGATTCTATGGGTATCAGCGGAGATGGATACCTTTATTTCTCTTGTGCACAGCTCTTTAAAGACCCGCAATGGAATAAGGGAGCTGATAAGGTAGAGTTGCCATATTATGTCTTTAAGGTCAAATTACCGAAATTTTGA
- a CDS encoding alpha/beta hydrolase, protein MKITATKIYVISGLGVDQRVFSKIDFGSLDLTYLDWITPSPNEPLSIYAKRISTKITAKNPILVGLSFGGMLAIEIAKIIETKQIILLASAKGRHELTKLYRLAGRLKINKLVPSPLLKFHCFLSDYFFGIRNKEDSRLLKQILYDTDPIFMNWAIHQILQWKNNSVQDNLIHIHGSKDHIIPIKNVKPNFIIKGAGHFMTVTHAQEVEKLLQEICL, encoded by the coding sequence ATGAAAATCACCGCAACCAAAATATATGTCATCAGCGGATTGGGTGTAGATCAACGTGTATTCAGCAAAATAGACTTTGGCTCGCTTGATCTAACCTATCTAGATTGGATTACACCAAGCCCCAATGAACCACTGTCTATTTATGCAAAAAGAATATCGACTAAAATTACTGCAAAGAACCCCATCCTCGTTGGGCTTTCCTTTGGAGGAATGCTTGCAATAGAAATTGCCAAGATTATCGAAACAAAACAAATTATTCTGCTTGCTTCAGCCAAAGGACGGCATGAATTAACCAAACTGTATCGCTTAGCAGGCAGACTCAAAATCAACAAACTGGTTCCTAGTCCGTTACTAAAGTTCCATTGTTTTCTATCAGATTACTTTTTTGGCATACGTAACAAAGAAGATTCCCGCTTGCTAAAACAGATTTTATACGATACAGACCCCATCTTTATGAACTGGGCAATACATCAAATTCTGCAATGGAAAAACAATTCGGTTCAGGACAATTTAATTCATATACATGGTAGTAAAGATCATATTATCCCCATCAAAAATGTAAAGCCCAACTTTATCATTAAAGGTGCGGGACATTTTATGACAGTCACTCATGCCCAGGAGGTTGAAAAGCTCTTGCAAGAAATCTGCTTGTAA
- a CDS encoding NADH:flavin oxidoreductase, which translates to MSIQTLFNPFEYKNLTLKNRFVMAPMTRAFSTDGIPDSAVAGYYERRAAGDVGLILTEGTVIERPSSKNLKDIPNFYGDQALAGWKNIVDAVHEKGGKIAPQLWHVGYTPMQWTPPAAFESPDTMTLADIEATIQAYADAAKSAKDLGFDAFEIHGAHGYLIDQFFWDGMNHRTDEFGGKTIRERSKFAVEVVKAMRKAVGPDFVIILRLSQWKQQDYTAKLAPTPAAMEDWILPLTDAGVDIFHGSQRRYWEPEFEGSDLNFAGWLKKISGQPTITVGSVGLDKDFGDVFTNSEFKSSPASLDELIRRYERGDFDLVAVGRAILQDPNWVKKVQAEKYNELSTFEAKSLASLS; encoded by the coding sequence ATGAGCATACAAACACTTTTTAATCCATTTGAGTACAAAAATTTAACACTCAAAAACCGCTTTGTAATGGCACCAATGACGAGAGCATTTTCGACGGATGGAATTCCCGACAGCGCTGTAGCGGGATATTACGAGCGTCGTGCCGCGGGAGATGTCGGTTTAATTTTGACGGAAGGTACCGTTATCGAAAGACCTTCATCAAAGAATTTAAAGGATATTCCAAACTTTTACGGTGACCAAGCACTGGCCGGCTGGAAAAATATCGTGGATGCTGTGCATGAAAAAGGTGGAAAAATAGCCCCTCAACTATGGCATGTCGGTTATACCCCGATGCAATGGACTCCGCCTGCTGCGTTTGAAAGTCCGGATACGATGACATTAGCGGATATAGAGGCCACGATACAAGCTTACGCTGACGCTGCAAAATCTGCAAAAGACCTCGGTTTTGATGCTTTTGAAATCCATGGCGCCCACGGCTATCTGATCGACCAATTTTTTTGGGATGGAATGAACCACAGAACAGACGAATTTGGTGGAAAAACAATCAGGGAGCGCTCTAAATTTGCGGTTGAGGTCGTCAAAGCAATGCGAAAAGCGGTCGGACCTGATTTTGTAATCATTCTACGTTTATCACAATGGAAACAGCAAGACTACACGGCCAAGCTTGCTCCCACCCCCGCGGCTATGGAAGATTGGATCCTACCATTGACAGATGCCGGTGTCGACATTTTTCATGGAAGCCAACGTCGTTATTGGGAGCCGGAATTTGAAGGTAGCGACTTAAATTTTGCGGGATGGCTCAAGAAAATTTCAGGACAACCCACAATCACGGTTGGATCCGTAGGTCTTGACAAAGATTTTGGCGATGTATTTACAAATTCCGAGTTCAAGTCCTCTCCCGCTTCACTGGATGAACTGATTCGTCGTTATGAACGTGGCGATTTTGATCTTGTAGCTGTTGGCAGGGCGATCTTGCAAGATCCGAATTGGGTGAAGAAAGTGCAAGCCGAAAAATACAACGAATTATCGACTTTTGAAGCGAAGAGTTTGGCGAGCTTATCTTAG
- a CDS encoding winged helix-turn-helix transcriptional regulator, which yields MKRTEFKSCSCAMQRSMAILGTRWKPVIIYTLRDRKARFGQLDALIEHISRKVLTSSLKELEEDGVILREEYKELPPRVEYSLTEKGKALIPIMCQLAKWNEAYYEEPVSPELIA from the coding sequence ATGAAAAGGACTGAATTTAAAAGTTGTTCCTGCGCCATGCAGCGTTCCATGGCAATTTTAGGTACTCGGTGGAAGCCTGTCATCATCTATACTTTGCGCGATCGAAAAGCCCGATTTGGTCAATTGGATGCGCTCATCGAACATATTTCTCGGAAGGTCTTGACCAGTTCATTAAAAGAATTGGAAGAGGATGGTGTTATTTTGAGAGAAGAGTACAAGGAGCTCCCACCACGCGTAGAGTACTCTTTGACAGAAAAGGGCAAGGCTTTAATACCTATTATGTGCCAATTGGCCAAATGGAATGAAGCCTACTATGAAGAGCCTGTGTCACCAGAATTGATCGCGTAG
- a CDS encoding RNA polymerase sigma factor produces the protein MKNKVNQEFSKQDFLKSFREGRRDGLQFLYKTFYSPMCYFLEKMNLDKGTIEEIVQDVFLKLWERRVDFDHVESIRGFLYTSCRNAALNRIQQENRIQQKTSFYIAQVDLVDLPISHQMIYMETLRTIHEAIDTLPEQCKQVMRKLIVEDLSPQEAAISLGLTTSTIYNQKKRGIELLRLRLKPDQFFCLLLLLLYF, from the coding sequence GTGAAAAACAAGGTAAACCAAGAATTTAGCAAGCAAGATTTTTTAAAATCTTTTCGAGAGGGCAGAAGGGATGGTTTACAGTTTCTGTACAAAACGTTCTATAGTCCAATGTGCTATTTTTTAGAAAAGATGAACCTTGATAAAGGAACCATCGAAGAAATCGTACAGGATGTATTCTTAAAGCTTTGGGAACGACGGGTTGATTTTGATCATGTTGAATCAATCCGAGGTTTTCTCTACACAAGTTGTAGAAATGCTGCTTTAAACAGGATCCAACAAGAGAATAGGATTCAACAAAAGACCAGTTTTTATATAGCACAAGTTGACCTGGTCGATTTACCGATCAGCCATCAAATGATCTATATGGAAACGCTTCGAACGATCCATGAAGCCATTGATACGCTACCTGAGCAGTGTAAGCAAGTGATGCGAAAGTTGATTGTTGAAGATTTAAGCCCACAGGAAGCAGCGATCTCCTTAGGACTAACCACTAGTACGATTTACAATCAAAAGAAAAGGGGAATTGAACTTTTGAGATTAAGACTCAAGCCCGACCAGTTTTTTTGCCTA